In a single window of the Raphanus sativus cultivar WK10039 chromosome 9, ASM80110v3, whole genome shotgun sequence genome:
- the LOC108823520 gene encoding uncharacterized protein LOC108823520, whose amino-acid sequence MDSRPSGPAMLTAEEQAVLNEGIGLILSRWTAMRAAVDNGWGGRDSHQKAERTVSNVLHYFIHLKDPTMGFDGLADILENGLHELNTVADDGSLEEVTETLLDLYYECLEGNYQRVETLRVTSSQTSARVVKVSNGNDEDDEESDDENEEDTDMMVDASEQSSNRLPEAMPVDEPKADDGWTVVPSRKNKGKRN is encoded by the exons atggATTCGAGACCCAGTGGACCAGCGATGTTGACGGCGGAGGAGCAAGCCGTTTTAAACGAAGGAATCGGTTTGATACTTTCACGGTGGACTGCCATGCGTGCCGCCGTCGATAACGGCTGGGGCGGCCGAGATTCTCATCAGAAAGCCGAACGCACCGTTTCCAATGTTCTTCATTACTTCATCCATCTGAAAG ATCCAACGATGGGTTTTGATGGGTTAGCTGATATTCTAGAGAATGGTCTTCATGAGCTTAACACTGTGGCTGATGATGGAAGCCTCGAGGAG GTGACAGAGACGTTGCTAGATTTGTATTATGAATGCCTTGAAGGCAACTACCAAAGGGTTGAGACACTGAGGGTAACTAGTTCTCAGACTAGTGCAAGAGTTGTCAAG GTTTCAAACGGTAACGATGAGGATGATGAGGAAAGCGATGATGAAAATGAGGAGGATACAGACATGATGGTGGATGCATCTGAGCAATCCTCAAACCGGTTACCAGAAGCCATGCCGGTTGATGAACCAAAAGCTGATGATGGCTGGACGGTAGTTCCAAGTAGAAAAAACAAGGGCAAGAGGAACTAA